In the genome of Streptomyces aquilus, the window GAGCAGGAACACGATGGCGACGTACGAGCACTTCGCGCCGCCCGGCGCCGGGAAGGACGAGGCGGGCAGCCGGCCGGCGTCGACCGCGCGGCGGTACAGCACATGGCTGACCAGGATCATCAGCCAGGTCCAGATGCCGGCCGCGGTGGCCACCGAGGTGACGTAGCCGAAGGCCTTCTCCGGGACGATGTAGTTGAGGACCACGCCGATGCCCATGAAGGCGACCGAGACCGCGATGCCGAGGGCCGGGGTCTTGGTGGACGACAGCTTCTTGAAGACCGCGGGGGCCTCGCCGCTCTCGGCCAGGTTCCGCAGCATGCGGCCGGTGGAGTACATGCCGGAGTTGCAGGAGGACAGCGCGGCGGTGAGGACCACGAAGTTCACGATGCCCGCGCCGGCCGGGATGCCGATCTTGGCGAAGGCGGCGACGAACGGGCTGACGCCCTCGCCGAACTCGGTCCACTTCACCACGCACAGGATGACGGTGAGCGCGCCGACGTAGAACAGCGCGATACGCCACGGCAGCGTGTTGATCGCCTTGGGGAGGGTCTTCTCCGGGTCCTCGGACTCGCCGGCGGTGACGCCGACCAGCTCGACGGCGAGGTAGGCGAACATGACGCCCTGAAGGGTCATCAGGGACGAGCCGACGCCCTTGGGGAAGAAGCCGTCGAAGGCCCACAGGTTGGAGACGGCGGCGGTGTCGCCGGCGGAGCTGAAGCCGAAGGTGAGCACACCGAGACCGATGACGATCATGCCGATCAGGGCGGTGACCTTGACCATCGAGAACCAGAACTCCAGCTCGCCGAAGAGCTTCACGGAGATCAGGTTGACCCCGAAGAGGATCACCAGGAAGACCAGGGCGGTCACCCACTGCGGGATGTGCGGGAACCAGTAGTTGACGTAGATCGCCGCGGCCGTGAGCTCGGCCATGCCGGTCACGACCCACATCAGCCAGTACGTCCAGCCGGTGAAGTAGCCGAAGAACGGGCCGAGGAACTCGCGGGAGTACTCCGCGAAGGAGCCCGAGACGGGGCGGTAGAGCAGGAGCTCGCCGAGCGCCCGCATGATGAAGAAGATGATCACGCCCGCGAGGGCGTACATGAAGATGAGGCTGGGGCCGGCCTTGGCGATGTTCGCCCCGGCTCCCAGGAACAGTCCGACGCCGATGGCGCCGCCGATCGCGATCATCTGGACCTGGCGACTGCCGAGGCCACGCTCGTAACCCTCTTCGGAGGTGCCGGAGGTGTTCTCCGGACCCTTGTCGACCTGAGCGGAGGTCATGTGTGTGGTGCGCCTTTCTCCATACCGAACCGGGCCTCTCGTCGGCCTCGGATCGGTTCTCGATCCCCCCGGATACTGGAGCTTTCTGCCTGGCCGGTGGTTACCGGCTCGGTGGCGCACCCGACCGAACATACGGGTGGTGTTCGTCGGGCGGTCGTGAAGATTTATCACGGCCGCAATATTGATCACCTGTGCGAGATGTGACGCAGGACACAGGGAGAAGCGGACAAAAGACCGCCCGGGTGGACATACGAGGCCGCCGCGGTGACGCGATCGTTATCCGGATTTGAGCGTCCGCTGAGCGAACATAAAACCGTCACAAACTACGGCAGAAGCGTGGAGACCAGCGTCTCCTGCAACCCGCCCAGCCACAGATACGCCATCACCATCGGCTTGCGCGGATCCTCGTCCGGCAGCCGGTAGAGGAGGTCCGTGTCCTCCTCGTCGGTGATCTCCAGCCTCGAACCGATCGCGAGACGCAGGTCGTTGAGGGAGCCCAGCCACTGCCGGGACTCCTCCGTCGACAGCTTCAGCACCGCCCCGCCGTCGCCCACCGGGCTCAGCGCGTCCAGGCTGCGGATCACCGCGAGGGCGTTGTCGCGCTTGCCGGCCCTGAGGTCGTTCTCGGTGTAGCGGCGGAACTCGGACGAGTACGCGCGCTGCTCCTCGGCCTCCTTGGCCTCCGGGGTGCCCTCGGGGTCGCTGTAGGCGTCCGGGAAGAGCCGCTTGAGCACCGGGTCGGAGGGCGGTTCGCTCGGCCCTTCGGCGAAGAGCTCGGCGAGCGGGTCGTCCGAGGCGTCCTCGCCGGGTCCGGGGCCGATGAGCTCCAGGAGCTGGACGGCCAGCGACCGGATGATGGAGATCTCGACGTCGTCGAGGGCGACGGCCGCGCCGCCGCCGGGGAGCGGTTCGAAGGTGCCTGGCATCAGAGGGATCGCTACTTCCGGTCCTGCTGGAGGGTGGCCCACAGTCCGTAGCCGTGCATCGCCTGCACGTCGCGCTCCATCTCCTCGCGGGTTCCGCTGGAGACGACCGCCCGGCCCTTGTGGTGGACGTCGAGCATCAGTTTGGTGGCCTTGTCCTTCGAGTACCCGAAGTAGGTCTGGAAGACATAGGTCACGTAGCTCATGAGGTTGACCGGGTCGTTGTGGACGATCGTGACCCAGGGGACGTCCGGCTCGGGGACGGCGAAGACCTCTTCCGCCGACTCGGTGCGTTCGATCTCTACGGGAGCGGGTGACGTCACAGAGCCCATGCTGCCACGGCCTCCACAAATCGTCACACTGACGCGAAGGGGTGTAGCATCCCTGCCATGAACACAGCGGACCTTGGGCTGCCGGTGGACGTTCCCTCGACGGCGCTCTTCACGGATCAGTACGAGCTCACGATGTTGCAGGCCGCGCTGAAGGCCGGTACCGCCGAGCGGCGGAGCGTCTTCGAGGTCTTCACCCGGCGGCTGCCGGACGGGCGACGCTACGGGGTCGTGGCCGGGACCGGGCGGGTCCTGGACGCCGTCGAGAACTTCCGCTTCGACGCGGGCGTCCTCGGCTTCCTGCGGGAGCGCGGCATCGTCGACGAGCCGACCCTTCAGTGGCTGGCCTCCTACCGCTTCTCGGGGGACATCTGGGGCTACCCCGAGGGCGAGGTCTACTTCCCGGGCTCGCCGATCATGCGGGTGGAGGGGTCCTTCGCCGAGTGCGTGCTGCTGGAGACCGTGATCCTCTCGATCCTCAACCACGACTCCGCGATCGCGGCGGCCGCCTCGCGCATGTCGGCCGCCGCCGGTGGCCGCCCGCTGATCGAGATGGGCGCGCGCCGCACCCACGAGCTGTCCGCCGTCGCCGCCTCCCGCGCCGCCTACGTCGGCGGCTTCGCCTCCACCTCCGACCTCGCGGCCGGCTTCCGCTACCACATCCCCACCGTCGGCACCTCCGCCCACGCCTTCACCCTGCTCCACGACAACGAGCGGGACGCCTTCCAGGCCCAGGTGAACTCGCTGGGCCGGAACACCACCCTGCTGGTGGACACCTACGACGTGGCGAGCGCGGTGCGCACGGCGGTGGAGGTGGCCGGGCCCGAGCTGGGCGCCGTGCGGATCGACTCGGGGGACCTGCTGCTGGTCGCGCACCGGGTGCGGCAGCAGCTGGACGAGCTGGGCGCGCGGGACACGAAGATCATCGTGACCTCGGACCTCGACGAATACGCCATCGCCTCGCTCGCGGCGGCGCCCGTGGACGCGTACGGCGTCGGCACCCAGCTGGTGACCGGCTCCGGGCACCCGACCTGCTCGATGGTCTACAAGCTGGTCGCCCGGGCCGAGTCCGCCGACCCCAAGGCGCCACTGGTGCCGGTGGCGAAGAAGTCGTCCGGCGGGAAGACGTCGATCGGCGGGCGCAAGTGGGCCGCGCGGCGGCTCGACGAGGACGGGATCGCGGAGGCCGAGGTCGTCGGCACCGGGCCCGTACCGCCCGAGCTGGTCGACCGGCAGCTGCTGGTGGAGCTGGTCAAGGGCGGGGACGTGGTGGCACGGGAGTCGCTGGACGTCGTACGGGACCGGCACGCGGCCGTGCGGGACGGGCTGCCGCTGTCGGCGACGCAGCTGTCGCGCGGGGAACCCGTCCTTCCGACGGAGTACGTGCACGGGCGGTCGGGTAGCCAGTAACGGTGCGCCCGCCCGCAGTGTCACAAGCCGTATCGCCGGACCGCCGAAGTCTCTAGGCTCGTAAGTTCACCCATAGTCGAAGGACACCCACCATGCGCCGCGCCTTGATCGTCGTCGACGTCCAGAACGACTTCTGCGAGGGGGGCAGCCTCGCCGTGGCCGGGGGTGCCGATGTGGCCGCCGCCGTCACCGAGCTGATCGGACAGGCGGCCGGCTCCGGCTACCAGCACGTCGTGGCCACCCGCGACCACCACATCGCCCCCGGCGGCCACTTCGCCGACAACCCCGACTTCGTCCACTCCTGGCCCGCGCACTGTGTCGCGGGCACCGAGGGCGTGGGCTTCCACCCGAACTTCGCCCCGGCCGTCGCCTCCGGCGCCATCGACGCGGTCTTCGACAAGGGCGCCTACGCGGCCGCCTACAGCGGCTTCGAGGGCGCCGACGAGAACGGCGTCCCGCTGGCCGACTGGCTGCGCGCCCGGGAGGTCACCGAGGTCGACGTGGTCGGCATCGCCACCGACCACTGCGTGCGGGCCACCGCGCTGGACGCGGCGCGGGAGGGATTCCGTACCCAGGTGCTGCTGGACCTGACGGCGGGTGTCGCGGCGGAGACCACGGACCGGGCGCTGGAGGAGATGCGCGCGGCGGGCGTGGAACTCACCGGGAAGCCCGTCGTCGCCTGACTCAGGCGGGTGCCGCCGGGCGCCGCAGCAGCGCCCGGATCGGGTGCCACAGCTCCTGGGCGAGCTCCGGGCCCGCCGCCACGACAGCGTTGTCAGGGGCCGTCCGCCATATCAGGCCGTCCGGGTGATGGAGTACGGCGGTGATCTCGTCCGGCGTCGGCGGGGCCGCGTTGCCGCGCAGGTAGACGGCCCGCAGCCCGAGGTTGCGCAGCCTGGTCAGGGCGCGCGCCCGGTTCTGGGCGTGGACGAGGACACGGACGCAGTCCGTGCCGTCGGCGGCGGGTCTGGGCAGGTTCAGCGCCACCACCACGCTGCCGGTCGGCAGCTTGCAGAAACCTCCTGCGGCCATGCAGTCACACCCCCGTGTGCACCGGTGTCAATAAGAGAGTCATCAGGTGGCACCTAAACACGATCGGCGGCGACCCGCCAGGGGGTCGCCGCCGATAGTCTTCTGACCTGCGGAAATGCGAACTACTTCACCGCGGGGCCGACCTCGAGGGAGATCGTGGAGCCGTTCTTGGCCTCCTTGACGATCTTGATCTTGGTGTTGGTGTCAGTGACCCGGACGCCCGCGAAGGGGGTCGCCTCGTCGTAGTAGGTGCTGGTGTGGTCGTTGAAGACCGGCACCCCCTTCGACGACGGGATCCTGGTCGCGACGTCCGCCTTGTGCAGCGTCATGCCGTCC includes:
- a CDS encoding amino acid permease — protein: MTSAQVDKGPENTSGTSEEGYERGLGSRQVQMIAIGGAIGVGLFLGAGANIAKAGPSLIFMYALAGVIIFFIMRALGELLLYRPVSGSFAEYSREFLGPFFGYFTGWTYWLMWVVTGMAELTAAAIYVNYWFPHIPQWVTALVFLVILFGVNLISVKLFGELEFWFSMVKVTALIGMIVIGLGVLTFGFSSAGDTAAVSNLWAFDGFFPKGVGSSLMTLQGVMFAYLAVELVGVTAGESEDPEKTLPKAINTLPWRIALFYVGALTVILCVVKWTEFGEGVSPFVAAFAKIGIPAGAGIVNFVVLTAALSSCNSGMYSTGRMLRNLAESGEAPAVFKKLSSTKTPALGIAVSVAFMGIGVVLNYIVPEKAFGYVTSVATAAGIWTWLMILVSHVLYRRAVDAGRLPASSFPAPGGAKCSYVAIVFLLFVTGLIAYDADSRVCLYVMAGWAIALGIGWVALKSRNPQIAERREPEFEKVG
- a CDS encoding DUF2017 domain-containing protein, with amino-acid sequence MPGTFEPLPGGGAAVALDDVEISIIRSLAVQLLELIGPGPGEDASDDPLAELFAEGPSEPPSDPVLKRLFPDAYSDPEGTPEAKEAEEQRAYSSEFRRYTENDLRAGKRDNALAVIRSLDALSPVGDGGAVLKLSTEESRQWLGSLNDLRLAIGSRLEITDEEDTDLLYRLPDEDPRKPMVMAYLWLGGLQETLVSTLLP
- the clpS gene encoding ATP-dependent Clp protease adapter ClpS, which gives rise to MGSVTSPAPVEIERTESAEEVFAVPEPDVPWVTIVHNDPVNLMSYVTYVFQTYFGYSKDKATKLMLDVHHKGRAVVSSGTREEMERDVQAMHGYGLWATLQQDRK
- a CDS encoding nicotinate phosphoribosyltransferase — translated: MNTADLGLPVDVPSTALFTDQYELTMLQAALKAGTAERRSVFEVFTRRLPDGRRYGVVAGTGRVLDAVENFRFDAGVLGFLRERGIVDEPTLQWLASYRFSGDIWGYPEGEVYFPGSPIMRVEGSFAECVLLETVILSILNHDSAIAAAASRMSAAAGGRPLIEMGARRTHELSAVAASRAAYVGGFASTSDLAAGFRYHIPTVGTSAHAFTLLHDNERDAFQAQVNSLGRNTTLLVDTYDVASAVRTAVEVAGPELGAVRIDSGDLLLVAHRVRQQLDELGARDTKIIVTSDLDEYAIASLAAAPVDAYGVGTQLVTGSGHPTCSMVYKLVARAESADPKAPLVPVAKKSSGGKTSIGGRKWAARRLDEDGIAEAEVVGTGPVPPELVDRQLLVELVKGGDVVARESLDVVRDRHAAVRDGLPLSATQLSRGEPVLPTEYVHGRSGSQ
- a CDS encoding isochorismatase family protein, producing the protein MRRALIVVDVQNDFCEGGSLAVAGGADVAAAVTELIGQAAGSGYQHVVATRDHHIAPGGHFADNPDFVHSWPAHCVAGTEGVGFHPNFAPAVASGAIDAVFDKGAYAAAYSGFEGADENGVPLADWLRAREVTEVDVVGIATDHCVRATALDAAREGFRTQVLLDLTAGVAAETTDRALEEMRAAGVELTGKPVVA